CATCGGTGTTTATTGGTGTGCATCGGTGTTCGATTTTTCAAAATACCGTGTTTTATGGGCTTTTCTTATACCAATTCAATTAATGATTGCAACACATCCTTGGATAAAGACGCGATGAATCGCGTCTCTACAAGATGGCCTATCTGTCGCATTCTTTTGGCGAATTGGTATTACACTTCTTTCCAAGTACCGTGAAAACTATGAGGAATCACACTTGGTAGTTCCAGTTTACACACAGGTTCTTCATTTAACCGATGAGCATTAAAAACCCAAACTTGACTACGATCGCAATTGCCATCGTACACAACTGTTAAAATCCAAGCTTGTTCTGGGTTGTCGGCGTCTGTAACGTAAATGGGTTCACTAGGATAGCAATTTTCACCAAAGTCTGCTTCGGTGAGAGTTTCGCTTTCGTGATCGTAGCAGGCGATCGCATTTAATAGTTCTTGGCTAATATCTGTTCCTTGTCGAGATATGGAAAAATAAGTGTAGCGCGAGGCTTGTCCAACATTTTCAGGTGGTACGCTGGGGAATTCACAATTGCGGTCTAATATTTGGTGAATGTTTGTCACTGCACCAGTTTGAGGATTGATACGAACTCGCGTCAGTGTACTCTTGGCTGGCGTGTGAGTTTCACCAAACGCTACTTGTTGGAGAAACTGGTTTGTCTGAAAGTCTTGATAGCGGGCAATATCTACAACGACTTCACCGCTAGCATCTACATAACCATTAGCAAAATGCCACTGGAACCAAGGTTCTGTTTCTCCCCGACTTACCAAGGAAAGTGTTTGGCGATCAAAAATTAAAATTTGTGTTCCTACCTGGGGTTGCCATTTGAGACAATCACTGTAAGTATTTATTCCAAGGAGAACGGGAAGAATATTCAACCGGACAGCAGGAACAAAAAAGACAAGATATGGCCCTGCTAGGACAAAATCATGTATGACAGGCAAGCCTTCTAGAGGAAACTGCGCTTTTTGGACGATTTTACCTGTCCAGTCACTTTTGAAAAGATTGAGTGTACCATTATTTCCAACGGAGATACCAAAATTAAAAATCTCTTTAGTGTGTAAATCTACACTAGGATGAGCAGAATAGGGCAAGCCTTTGTCAAGTCTGCCCAAATTGTCTGAACCTTTGGTTTCCAGTGTTTGTAGGTCTAAGGCATAAGGATGATCACCTTCCCACAGAGCCAATAGTTTATCAGGCAATGCTAGCACCGAGGTATTGGCTACATTCTTAATTGGCTTTAACCATCGATTCCAAAATGCTCCTGGTGCTGTCATTCCGTAGTTACCGTAAAGCAGTTTCCCTGCTGCTGTTTCTTTTTTGTAACCATCTGTTTGGACGTAGCGATAGACAGCAGTAGCACCCCCCCCTTCTTCGAGGGGAGTAGAAGTGTTGAAGTGTACTCCCAGAATTGCACCATCTCCATCAAACCAATGTCCCACATGAATCCCGCCCCGCTCTAGCCGTGCAGGACCGTTGCGATATAATGTGCCGCGCAAACCAGGTGGGATTGTGCCAGTAATTACAGGTAGGGGAGTAAGTGGGAATTCTTGGGCAGGTTTAGCGATCGCGTTTGCCCAAGCTTTTTTTCTTAATTTTTCATTAATTAAAGGCATAGAAAATTTACCGAGGCAAGGGTGTAAGGGGGTAAGAAAGTAGGAAGAAGCGATCGCTACAGCTAAAGGAACGGCGATCATAAACTCTAGGATGATTCACGAACTAGGAACGGGTGCGCTTGTGCAGATAAGGGCTGTTCTTGTGAGGTAGAAGTGTATTGTATCCAAATTGAAATTGCATAATAATTCTCTTTTTCATGCTAGGAACCCATTGTGACACTTTCTTATTTAAGTTAAGCCGACCATCAAAAGCGATCGCCCAAATTAGTTAACCTAGACAATAAGATTAAATCTATCGCAAGTCAGATGCGAGCAATTACTTGGAAGCTTTACCTGGGGTATGGTCAAATAAATAGATTAATAGATTTGAGGAATTTTGCCACTTATGAAACAAACTATTACTCGCACAACAGCATTCTTGGCTTCTTGTACTCTCCTACTTACAGCCTGTGGTGGTAGCAACACAGGTACAAACACAAGTATAAACACAGGTACAAACACAGCCACCAACACCTCAACAACCAGTATATCTGGTCCTATACCTATTGGTATTGCCTTTGCCCAAACCAGCAACGTCGCATTACTCGGTCAGGAAGGGGTGGCAGGTGCAAAAATTGCTGAGAAGTATTTTAATGACCAAGGTGGCATTAACGGCACAAAGATCAAGCTGGTATTTCAAGATGCTGGTGGTGACGAAGCTGGAGCAATTAATGCATTTCAAACTTTAATTAATAAAGATAAAGTTGTTGGTATTGTTGGTCCGACTTTATCACAACAAGCCTTTAGTGCTGACCCCATCGCTGAACGGGCAAAAGTACCAGTAATTGGCGCATCTAACACAGCAAAAGGTGTTCCTGAAATTGGTGATTACATAGCTCGTGTATCTGCACCAGTTTCTGTTGTCGCACCTAATTCTGTGAAAGCTGCACTGAAGCAAAATCCTAACATTAAAAAAGTAGCAGTTTTTTATGCTCAAAATGATGCTTTTAATAAATCAGAAACAGAAATTTTTCAGAAAACAGTTAAAGATCAAGGATTAGAATTAGTCACAGTCCAAAAATTTCAAACTACTGATACCGATTTTCAAGCCCAAGCAACCAACGCCCTGAATTTAAAACCAGATTTAATCATTATTTCTGGTCTGGCTGCTGATGGTGGTAACTTAGTACGGCAGTTGCGAGAGTTAGGATACAAAGGTGCAATTATTGGTGGTAATGGTTTGAATACATCAAATGTATTGTCTGTTTGTAAAGCTCTTTGTGATGGCGTTATGATTGCTCAAGCTTACAGTCCAGAACATCCAGGAGAAATCAACGCTGCATTTCGCAAAGCATACGTAGAGCAATACAAAAAAGAACCACCCCAATTTAGCGCTCAAGCTTTTACAGCAGTGCAGGTGTATGTAGAGGCTTTGAAAGCTTTAGATAAAAAAACCAAAATTACCACCCTTCCTGTAGATAAACTACGGACAGAATTAAATAAACAGATACTAGCAGGTAAATACAATACGCCTATTGGTGAAATTTCATTTACTCCAGAAGGTGAAATTGTGCAAAAAGACTTTTATGTTGCTCAAATTAAGATGGAAAAAAATGGTAACAATGGAAAATTTGCATTTTTAAAATAAGTTAGACCTAATGTGAATTCAAACTATGGCAAAAATCCTGTTTTTAAAATCGTAGACGCGCTCATAGGCTTCCCGCAGGGTACACAGATGAATACAGACAGATTATCGGTGTGCATCTGTCTACTTGCATCTAAGCCGCGCAAAGTACGTCTACATAGGTGTTCGTTAATTAAAAGTAATTACAAACACCACATACTTTATGTGGTGAATTCCTAGTCTCTTACCTATAACTTCCAATGGATATCACTCTATTTTTACAACAGTTTTTAAACGGGTTATCTATTGGCAGTGTCTACGCCATTTTTGCTTTAGGATATACCCTGGTTTACTCAATTTTAGGCATTATTAATTTAGCTCATGGTGCAATTTTTACACTGGGTGCATATTTCACCTATGCACTGGTTGGTGGCAGATTTGGATTTAATGGTTTGCTAGCAAATGCAGCCTTACCTGTACAATTGCCTTTTGCTTTAGCTTTAATTTTGGGAAGTATCTTAGCGGGATTAGTAGGAGTAATGGTAGAACGCGTTGCCTTTTTACCCTTGCGCCAAAGGGGTTCCGATCCTCTTTTAACCGTTGTTTCTAGCTTAGGTGTGGCAGTGGTAATTGTCAATTTAATCCAGTATCTAGTTGGTGCAGAAAGTTACACTTACCCAGCGAATACCTATGGAAATCTACCACCTGCAATTAACTTTGGTACAGAAGCAAACCCTATTCCCATCCGCACTGTGCAGGTGGTGATTTTTGTAGTTTCAATGGTATTTGTCGCTATCCTGAGTTATTTTATTAGTCGCACAAAATACGGTAAGGCAATGCAGGCGATCGCAGAAGATGCAACTACAGCCAGTTTATTAGGAATCAACTGCGATCGCTTTATTATTTTGACATTTTTTATCAGCAGTTTCTTAGCAGGAGTGGCGGGAACTTTAGTTGCCTCTAGTGTAAGTATAGCCGGGCCTTACTTCGGCATTGGTTTTGGATTGCGGGGTTTAGCGGTAATTGTCTTGGGTGGTTTAGGGAGTATTCCCGGTGCAGTCTTAGGGGGTTTGGTTATTGGCTTAGTAGAAGCGTTTGTCCCAGCAGAATACTCTGGCTATAAAGATGCTGTTGCCTTTAGCATTTTGTTTATTATGCTCTTAGTTCGGCCACAGGGTTTGTTGGGACGGCAAGTTATTCAGAAGGTTTAAAAGGGATATAGTGGGGTGACAGATCGGATCACCAACGCCTGACACCAATTACTGGAGGACTTATACCCAGTAATGAAACTGATCACTGATCACTGTTAAAGAGGATGTATGAAAACAAGTACGAAGAAATCGAACACAGATGTAGACGCGCTCATAGGCTTAAGGCAGGATACACTCATGGAACACGGATGGACACACAGTTTTTCTATTGGTGGCTAGGTGGGAATTTTTGTTAGCTATTTAGATGTTAGCCTTTACGATATGTTTTTAAAATCGAACACCGATGCACACAGATGAACACGGATGGATACAGAGAGATTTGGCGTACGTCAATGATCGCACTTTATTTAGAAGTAGGCGATCGCACCCCCAATGATGAAGTGATTTATCCTGATGATGATTTAATTACCAAAGCTAGTCATGATGGTAAATCTAAAATTTTTGCTCACAAATATGGAACATCGTATTAAGGGATCGGGGACAAGGAGGATAAGGAGGATAAGGAGGACAAACAAGACAAGGGAGAATTTTTTAACAAGTCTCTTGCCAATGACAAATGACCAATGACCAATGACAAATGACTATTGACAAATGGCTGATTTTATTGCTACCTATGGTGCTTTAATTGTTTCTATGGTTTTGGGGGCGCTGCTAGGACTATCGCTGTATTTACCATTAATGGCTGGACAATTGTCTTTAGCTAGTCCTGGATTTTATGCTTTGGGTGGATATATAGCAGCGATTCTTTCCACAACAGTTTTTACTTCTAGCGGTAATCTTTTTCCGATTTCATTATTGTTGTTGGAAATGTTAATTGCTGGAGTAGTTTCAGGATTACTGGGGATAGCGGTAGGAATTCCTGCTTTGCGGTTGCGGGGAATTTATTTAGCGATCGCCACTATTGCTTTTGTAGAAGTTTTGCGGGTTCTTTCCCTTAATTTAGATATTACAGGTGGTGCTGTGGGAATTTTTGGTATTCCCCAACCTTTCCAAACACCTATTGAATATTTGTGGATTGCCCTACCATTATTAATCATTAGTATGGTGTTAATTTACCGTTTAGAACGTATTCGTGTAGGTAGGGCTTTAACTGCGATTCGTGAAGATGAATTAGCAGCAAGTGCAATGGGAATTAACCCCACCTACTATAAAGTTTTAGCTTTTACACTTGGGGCAATTTTGGCTGGAGTAGTTGGTGCAATTAGCGCTCATTTTCTCAATACCTGGAATGCCCGCCAAGGTACATTTGATGCCAGTATTATTTATTTAACTTTTGTCTTAATTGGTGGTTCGAGAACTTTTTTAGGCGCAGTAGTAGGAGGCATGTTATTTACAGCCCTACCAGAAGTTTTAAGAAGCATTGCAGATACAGGTGGTTTACCAACTTGGCTAGCGCAATTTTTAAGAGATGGTAGATTAATTATTTTTGGTTTACTAATAGTTCTGGGAACCATCTTTTTCCCCCAAGGACTTGTCACCCCAGATATTTTTAAAAGACGTAAATTTGCGAAAATAAGAGATAAGAGCCAAAAGCCAAATTAAAAGGGAACGAGGAACAACTCAACAAATTATTGACTAAAATCTATATTTAGTATAAATGACAAATAACAAATGACCAATGACATTATTTTAGAAGCAAAAGACTTGACTCGCCGCTTTGGTGGTTTAGTGGCAGTAAATAATGTATCATTTACAGTTAAAAAACATGAAATATTTGGATTAATCGGTCCCAATGGTGCTGGTAAAACGACATTGTTTAATTTAATTACAGGCTTAATTCCACCTTCAAGTGGACAATTAACTTATCATCATCAAGAAATTTCTCAATTACGCCCCCACCAAATTGCCGCTTTAGGTATTGCTCGAACTTTTCAAAATATTCGCTTATTTGGTGAACTTTCAGCACTGGAAAATGTAATTATTGCCCGACATTTGCATATTCACAGCAATATACTTACAGGTGTAATAGGAGTACCACCAGCATCTACAGAAGAACGTAAAAGTAAGCAGAAAGCTTTAGAATTACTAGAACTAGTGGGTTTGCAACATCGTGCAGAAGAAAAAGCTAAAAATTTTGCCTATGGTGATCAGCGTCGGCTAGAAATTGCTCGTGCTTTAGCCCTAGAACCACAAATTTTGCTCCTTGACGAACCCGCCGCCGGCATGAACCCCAGTGAGAAGCAACAACTGAGTGAGTTTATTCGCAATCTATGCGATCGCTTTGATTTGACAATTATTTTAATTGAACACCACGTACCCTTAGTCATGGGGTTGTGCGATCGCATTGCTGTTTTAGATTTTGGTCAATTAATTGCTTTAGGAGAACCAACTGTGGTTAAAAATAATCCAGCAGTAATAGAAGCGTATTTAGGAAATGATTAATTTATATGATCTTTGTGTCTTGGTGTCTTTGTGTTTTATTCAAATTCTTTATTAATCACTAATATTTAAGTTCGCATGATTACTAATAATTTCCGTCTAACCTCACCCCTAGCCCCTCTCCTTATTAAGGAGAGGGGTGCCGAAGGCGGGGTGAGGTTCTTGATTATAAGTGATTAACCGAACTCAATATCAGAAACTAAGAAAACATCCTGAATCTTTAATCAACCACAGATACACACCGATGAACACAGAGAATCAGAAAAGCTACCCAGTTCTGGAAATAAAAAACCTATATATTAATTATGGTGGTATTCAAGCACTGCAAAATATTAATTTAGTTGTCAATAATGGTGAAGTAGTCACTCTCATAGGTGCTAACGGTGCAGGCAAAACTACTACTCTTCGGGCTATATCTAAAATTATCAGTCCTAAAAGTGGTGAAATTATTTATAGTGGCCGCAATATAACCCGTCGCCAATCTCATGAAGTTGTACAATTGGGTATTGCCCATTGTCCAGAAGGACGTAGAGTATTAACGAGACAAACTGTTTACGATAATTTGCTTTTAGGTGCGTATATTCGTTCTCAGCAAGCAGAGATAAAAAACGATATTCAGCATCAATTTGGACTATTTCCACGTTTAGCACAAAGACGCAATCAACTAGCAGGAACCCTTAGTGGCGGTGAACAACAAATGTTAGCGATCGCCCGTGCTTTGATGAGTAGACCAAAACTTTTATTATTAGATGAACCAAGTTTAGGTTTAGCACCGACAATAGTTAGGGAAATATTTAGTATTATTGATAATTTACGTGCCACAGGCGTGACTATTTTATTAGTTGAACAAAATGCCAATTTAGCATTACAGATTGCAGATCGGGGATATGTTTTAGAAGCTGGTTGTATTACTCTTACAGGTGCAGCTACCCAATTAATTACTGATGAGCGAGTCAAAAAAGCTTATTTGGGATAGTTTAATAACTAAAGATTTGGGAAACTAAGACATATGGTACAGCTAACAACGAAAACCCTAACTTTGGAAGAGTTTCTCAAGTTACCAGAAACTAAACCAGCTAGTGAATATATTAATGGACAAATAATTCAAAAACCAATGCCACAAGGAAAGCATAGTATTCTTCAAGGTGAATTAGTTAGTTCTATGAATGCCGTAGTCAAGCCAAAGAAAATTGCTCTTGCTTTTCCAGAGTTGCGATGTACATTTGGTGGACGTTCAATTGTTTCAGATGTAGCAGTTTTTGCTTGGGAGCGAATTCCAAAAGATGAAAATGGAGATGTAGCGAATGTTTTTCAAGCAGCTCTAGACTGGACTATCGAAATTTTATCACCAGACCAAAGTCCGACAAAAGTGATTGGTAATATTTTACATTGTCTCAAACAGGGCTGTCGCATGGGTTGGTTGATCGATCCAGATGAGCGATCGCTTTTGATTTACCCACTAGGACAACAACCAGAAATTTTCCAAGAAGAACAAGAAATATTACCAGTTCCTGATTGATTTGGGAACTTGCAATTAACTGTAAACCTATTGTTTGGATGGTTAAAGCTCTAGATTAATTTAGATAAAGAACGTGGATGTTCAAAGTAGGATGCGATCACTGGAATGAAAAACAAAATCAAGGACACCCATTATGGGTGTCCTTAAATTTATCAGTCTGAAAAACCTAAACTATTTATTGTTACCATTACCTCCATTACCACCGTTAGTAGTCAGAATCCGTTCAGCCAGTTTATCGGGAACTTCTTGGAGATGGTCAAATTCCCAGTGGAAAGAACCAACCCCGAGAGTTTGCGATCGCAACTCTACAATAAAGTTATGCATCTCGGCTTGGGGCAAGTAAGCTGTAATACTATCCCAACCTTGCCAATCATGAATGGCTTCGTAACCTAAAATCTGCCCCCGTCTACCAGTCACTAGTTGCATGACTTTGGAGGTGAATTCGCTGGGAGTTGTAACTTGCACCCGCAAAATTGGTTCTAGGAGGGTGGGTTGACACTGGGAGATTCCGGTTTGCATTGCTACACGGGCAGCTTGCTTAAATGCTTGTTCGGAACTATCGACGGTGTGGTAGGAACCGTTAGTTAAAGTTACCGCCACATCTACAACTGGGAAACCCAAGGGCCCGTGTGCTAAAAATTCCCGTACACCCATTTCTACACCGGGAATATACTGTTTGGGAACCACGCCACCAACAATGGTTTCCTTGAAGTTAAAACCTTCACCTCGTCCTAAGGGTTGGATGTCGAGATAAACATCGCCAAACTGACCGTGACCACCACTTTGGTGCTTGTAGCGCCCGTGAACTGATGAAGCTGGTTTGCGGATAGTTTCTTTGTAAGGTATTTGTGGCAAGTGGGTTGTCATCGGCAAATTATACTTGCGACGCAGGCGGTCTAGTGCCACTTGTAAATGAATTTCGCCTTGACCCCAAAGGATAACTTCGTGGGTGTCACCGTGTTGTTCCCAAGCAAGAGAAGGGTCTTCTTCTAACAATTTGGTGATCGCACCACTTAGCTTTACTTCATCGTTGCGCTTTTCGGGAATAATGGCGAGGGCATAAACTGGTTCTAGTTGTTCAGTTTTGGGTAATTCCTTAACAGTATTGTTGGAAATTGTATCTCCTGTCTTGATACCCTCCATCCGGCTTAAAGCGACAATTTCTCCAGCCCCAACTTGATTGACTTGTTGTAGCTGTTGTCCCATCAGACGATAAATACCACCAGCGCGGACACCGTTGAGGACTATACCATCGGTTAATTTACCTTGCCAAACCCGCACTAGGGAAAGTTTTCCGCCTTGAGGAGTGTAATAGGTCTTTAACACTTGGGCTATGGTAGCGCCGTCTTTTTGTTTACTTAAGCGGCGTTCGGCTGTAGTTTCGGGTTCAGGTGCTTCTCGCACTAAGGCTTCTAGTAGGGGTCGAACTCCATAATCTTGTTCAGCAACACCAAAAAATACTGGTACTACTAAATCCGCCCCTAATTCCATTTTTAAATCTTTGAGGATTTCCTCTTGGGGCGGTTCAATGTCTTCTAAAAGTTCTTCTAGTAAGTGGTCGTCAAAATTTGCTAAAGCTTCGAGCATTTCTGCCCGTGCAATGTGTTCTTCTTCTTTTAGTTCTTCAGGAAATGGAACTGGGTCAGCAGGCGCGCCGGAATGGTAATGGTACGCTTGTTCAGTAACCAAGTCAATAAAACCGATGAGTTGTTCCCCTCCCAGAATTGGGTATTGGTGCGCGACAAGGGGACGACTAGAAACGGCTTTAAGGGCGTGTAATGTTTCCAAAACGTGGATATTCGCCCGATCCATTTTGTTGACAAAGACTAGGTGGGGAATTTCCCAGTCATCCAGGAATTTAAATAGAGGAGCAAGGGTGAGGACGCGATCATTGATGGGTTCGCAAACTACAATTGCCGCATCAACTCCAATTAGGGCGTTGTAAGTTTCTTGAGCAAATTCTACACTGCCAGGGCAGTCAATAAAGGTGAAGCGAGTGTCATTATATTCAGTGCTAGCACTGCTGACTTCTACGCTCATTTGGCGATCGCGTGCTTCTTGAGAGCTATCGCCGACTGTGTTACCATCCTTAACGCTGCCTTTGCGAGAAATAGCACCTGTTACAAATAACAAGCTTTCTAGTAAAGTTGTTTTCCCACTCAAATAAGGGCCGACAATTGCTACATTTCGCGAACCCGATTTCACTTTTTCGTTCATAAAAACTCCTTTGCGGTCTTATGTCCATAACCGCCTTATAGTTGAGTTATGAAGAGTTCAAAACCGTTATTTAGGAAATTATCTCGCCTTTAAATTGACATTAACTCGCCTTTAACCAACCGGCAAACAATCGTATTTTGTTGTAAGATTTTGGTCACTAAAAATTAAAATCTACAAATTTAGTTATATAAAATTAAAGTTTAGTAAAAAGATTGCAAAATTAACCAAATATTTGTTAATAAAACGTAACTAAATAACAGTTACGAGATAGTTAAAGTATATGCCAGTTAAACTCTATAAATATCGCCTCCAGACATGGGCGAGTTTCATATTTATAAGTGGAATCATTCTCTTGCCTTCCCCAAGTCTTCCTTTTCCTCCCTCTTTGTTAGCGCAGAATGCTCCTAGCAACGCCACAGACTATTTAAATCAGGGATTACAGGCTGTGCAGACAGGGAGAATCCAAGATGCGATCGCTTCTTTTCGCCAAGCTGCCCAATTAGATCCCAGCCTCGCACCAGCACATTACAATTTAGGTTTAGCACTGCGGCAAGCTGGACAATTACAACCTGCTGCGGATGCATTTTATCGAGCCACCCAAGCCGATCCCCAGTTTGCTTTAGCTTATGCGAATTTGGGCGGCGCGTTGTTAGAAGGCAATAATTTACAGCAGGCAAATGATTATTTACAAAAAGCAATAGAACTTGATCCCAAATTGGGTGTGGCTCATTACAATTTAGGATTAGTGAGAGAACAGCAGCAAAATTGGGATAAGGCGATCGCATCCTTTAAAAAAGCGATGGAATACAGCAAAAATGCACCAGAACCAGCCTATCATCTAGGCATATGCTATCTGCAACAAAACAAACTCGATAAAGCCACAGATGCCTTTCGCAAAGCAATACAAATCAATCCCAAGTATCCAGAAGCTTATTATAGTCTTGGTTCAGTTTTATATGGTCAAGGCAAAGCAAAAGATGCCCTAGAAGCCTTTAGAAAATCTGCTGAAGCTAACTCTAATTATCCCAATGCTTATTACGGTGCAGGATTAGCTTTTATCCAATTGCAGCAATACGCAGATGCAGTACAAGTATTACAATTTGCTAGAGATTTGTACAAAGCTCAGAATAATCCTGAATGGGCAAACAAAGCCGAGCAATTGTTGCAACAAGCACAAAGAATGAATTAGGTAGCGGGAGCCTCAACATGAGTTATATTTTGGCATTAGATTTAGGTACGACTGGCAACCGCGCTTTTGTGTTTGATGCTGTTGGTAAAATTGTCGGACAAGCATATCAGGAATTAACACAGTATTATCCTCAGCCGGGATGGTTAGAACACGATGCAGAGGAAATCTGGCAAGATACTTGCACGGTAGTACAAACTGCGATCGCTAATGCCAAAATTATTCCTAGCGACATTGTGGCCATCGGGTTAACTGTACAGCGTGAAACGTGTTTAATTTGGGATAAAACTACTGGAAAACCCCTGCATCGAGCGATAGTTTGGCAAGATCGCCGCACTGCTTCTTTGTGTAATCAATTACAAGTCCAAGGTTACGCCCAAGAAATTTATGATCGTACTGGTTTAGTCATTGATGCTTATTTTTCAGCTACAAAGCTGAGGTGGTTGCTAGATCATGTTACAGATGTAGATCTCAAAAATGTTTTAGCTGGCACAATTGATACTTGGATTCTCTGGAAACTCACAGGCGGTAAAGTTCACGCTACTGACCACAGTAACGCCAGCCGTACAATGCTGATGAACTTGACAAGCTGTAAATGGGATGAAACTTTACTGGAATTATTTCAAATTCCCGCTCATATCTTGCCAGAAATACTACCTAGTTTCGGAAAATTTAGTGTTACAGATGCCACTTTACTAGGTGCAGAAATTCCCATTACTGCTGTTTTGGGCGATCAACAAGCAGCTTTATTTGGTCATGGATGCGATCGCCCTGGTTTAATGAAATGTACTTACGGCACGGGTAGCTTTTTAGTTGCTCACACTGGCTCTGAAATCATTCGTTCTCAAAATCAACTAATTTCCACAGTAGCATGGACGCAAATTCGCAATGGTATTTTAGATGTGGGTTACGCCCTCGAAGGAAGTATGTTTACGGCTGGGGCATGTATCCAATGGCTGCGGGATGGCATCAAATTAATTAAAACTGCTGCGGAGACAGAAGCGATCGCCAATCAAATAACAGATAACGGTGGTGTATATTTTGTACCTGCCTTTAGCGGACTGGGCGCACCCCACTGGGATATGAGTGCTAGGGGGGCTTTTTTTGGTATTACCGCCGCCGTGCAACCGCAGCA
Above is a genomic segment from Fischerella sp. JS2 containing:
- a CDS encoding carotenoid oxygenase family protein, with translation MPLINEKLRKKAWANAIAKPAQEFPLTPLPVITGTIPPGLRGTLYRNGPARLERGGIHVGHWFDGDGAILGVHFNTSTPLEEGGGATAVYRYVQTDGYKKETAAGKLLYGNYGMTAPGAFWNRWLKPIKNVANTSVLALPDKLLALWEGDHPYALDLQTLETKGSDNLGRLDKGLPYSAHPSVDLHTKEIFNFGISVGNNGTLNLFKSDWTGKIVQKAQFPLEGLPVIHDFVLAGPYLVFFVPAVRLNILPVLLGINTYSDCLKWQPQVGTQILIFDRQTLSLVSRGETEPWFQWHFANGYVDASGEVVVDIARYQDFQTNQFLQQVAFGETHTPAKSTLTRVRINPQTGAVTNIHQILDRNCEFPSVPPENVGQASRYTYFSISRQGTDISQELLNAIACYDHESETLTEADFGENCYPSEPIYVTDADNPEQAWILTVVYDGNCDRSQVWVFNAHRLNEEPVCKLELPSVIPHSFHGTWKEV
- a CDS encoding ABC transporter substrate-binding protein, translating into MKQTITRTTAFLASCTLLLTACGGSNTGTNTSINTGTNTATNTSTTSISGPIPIGIAFAQTSNVALLGQEGVAGAKIAEKYFNDQGGINGTKIKLVFQDAGGDEAGAINAFQTLINKDKVVGIVGPTLSQQAFSADPIAERAKVPVIGASNTAKGVPEIGDYIARVSAPVSVVAPNSVKAALKQNPNIKKVAVFYAQNDAFNKSETEIFQKTVKDQGLELVTVQKFQTTDTDFQAQATNALNLKPDLIIISGLAADGGNLVRQLRELGYKGAIIGGNGLNTSNVLSVCKALCDGVMIAQAYSPEHPGEINAAFRKAYVEQYKKEPPQFSAQAFTAVQVYVEALKALDKKTKITTLPVDKLRTELNKQILAGKYNTPIGEISFTPEGEIVQKDFYVAQIKMEKNGNNGKFAFLK
- a CDS encoding branched-chain amino acid ABC transporter permease; the encoded protein is MDITLFLQQFLNGLSIGSVYAIFALGYTLVYSILGIINLAHGAIFTLGAYFTYALVGGRFGFNGLLANAALPVQLPFALALILGSILAGLVGVMVERVAFLPLRQRGSDPLLTVVSSLGVAVVIVNLIQYLVGAESYTYPANTYGNLPPAINFGTEANPIPIRTVQVVIFVVSMVFVAILSYFISRTKYGKAMQAIAEDATTASLLGINCDRFIILTFFISSFLAGVAGTLVASSVSIAGPYFGIGFGLRGLAVIVLGGLGSIPGAVLGGLVIGLVEAFVPAEYSGYKDAVAFSILFIMLLVRPQGLLGRQVIQKV
- a CDS encoding branched-chain amino acid ABC transporter permease translates to MADFIATYGALIVSMVLGALLGLSLYLPLMAGQLSLASPGFYALGGYIAAILSTTVFTSSGNLFPISLLLLEMLIAGVVSGLLGIAVGIPALRLRGIYLAIATIAFVEVLRVLSLNLDITGGAVGIFGIPQPFQTPIEYLWIALPLLIISMVLIYRLERIRVGRALTAIREDELAASAMGINPTYYKVLAFTLGAILAGVVGAISAHFLNTWNARQGTFDASIIYLTFVLIGGSRTFLGAVVGGMLFTALPEVLRSIADTGGLPTWLAQFLRDGRLIIFGLLIVLGTIFFPQGLVTPDIFKRRKFAKIRDKSQKPN
- a CDS encoding ABC transporter ATP-binding protein; this encodes MTNDIILEAKDLTRRFGGLVAVNNVSFTVKKHEIFGLIGPNGAGKTTLFNLITGLIPPSSGQLTYHHQEISQLRPHQIAALGIARTFQNIRLFGELSALENVIIARHLHIHSNILTGVIGVPPASTEERKSKQKALELLELVGLQHRAEEKAKNFAYGDQRRLEIARALALEPQILLLDEPAAGMNPSEKQQLSEFIRNLCDRFDLTIILIEHHVPLVMGLCDRIAVLDFGQLIALGEPTVVKNNPAVIEAYLGND
- a CDS encoding ABC transporter ATP-binding protein, whose product is MNTENQKSYPVLEIKNLYINYGGIQALQNINLVVNNGEVVTLIGANGAGKTTTLRAISKIISPKSGEIIYSGRNITRRQSHEVVQLGIAHCPEGRRVLTRQTVYDNLLLGAYIRSQQAEIKNDIQHQFGLFPRLAQRRNQLAGTLSGGEQQMLAIARALMSRPKLLLLDEPSLGLAPTIVREIFSIIDNLRATGVTILLVEQNANLALQIADRGYVLEAGCITLTGAATQLITDERVKKAYLG
- a CDS encoding Uma2 family endonuclease; amino-acid sequence: MVQLTTKTLTLEEFLKLPETKPASEYINGQIIQKPMPQGKHSILQGELVSSMNAVVKPKKIALAFPELRCTFGGRSIVSDVAVFAWERIPKDENGDVANVFQAALDWTIEILSPDQSPTKVIGNILHCLKQGCRMGWLIDPDERSLLIYPLGQQPEIFQEEQEILPVPD